One Candidatus Eremiobacterota bacterium genomic window carries:
- a CDS encoding M1 family aminopeptidase has translation MKVRLAGALVFLALFSALWFLPRALHAAESPRVISTQSDFDAVMAETRRLLAAYFGISYKLPVQGFLVTGTKLDELYAGAYRGAQVGLYRYKGSGHEIYVMKEMDRDKTIATAAHELTHAWQVEACPSDQDLVVREGFARWVEYKILEKTGAYAEARSLAEHADPVYGVGFKKMLEWEDAWGERELPRKVQTMKSLSGQ, from the coding sequence ATGAAAGTACGCCTTGCAGGAGCCCTGGTCTTTCTTGCCCTGTTCAGTGCACTGTGGTTTTTGCCGCGGGCCCTCCATGCCGCGGAAAGTCCCAGGGTCATCTCCACGCAGTCTGACTTTGATGCGGTGATGGCTGAAACCCGGAGGCTCCTCGCCGCGTACTTCGGCATATCCTACAAGCTTCCCGTCCAGGGGTTCCTTGTGACGGGAACAAAGCTTGACGAGCTTTATGCCGGCGCGTATCGCGGTGCCCAGGTGGGCCTTTACCGCTACAAGGGGTCAGGCCATGAGATTTATGTGATGAAGGAAATGGATCGGGACAAGACTATCGCCACGGCAGCCCATGAACTTACCCATGCCTGGCAGGTTGAAGCGTGCCCCTCCGATCAGGACCTGGTGGTGAGAGAGGGCTTTGCCCGCTGGGTCGAGTACAAGATTCTGGAAAAAACCGGCGCATATGCCGAGGCCCGCAGCCTTGCCGAGCATGCAGACCCTGTCTATGGCGTGGGGTTCAAGAAGATGCTGGAGTGGGAAGATGCCTGGGGCGAGCGGGAGCTGCCCAGGAAAGTGCAGACAATGAAGAGCCTGAGCGGGCAGTGA
- a CDS encoding DUF362 domain-containing protein: MDDTPSRRMFLGQLTGLVLGFPLMASLTCSHKVAGTGSAGPAGEHPSPVPAEIRKRLVEVRSGKVLSAENTVNSKVLEQMLTCAMERLTACHGDAAWQKLFSPSDMVALKVNCLAGKRLSTHRELVNAIVSGLTRAGVQSSRIIIYDRTSEELRQAGFSLSRSGGAARCFGTDEPGVGYDEEPTISGEVASRFSTIISRECTALINVPVLKDHDLCGLSAALKNHLGSIDNPNKYHPNGGDPYIADINASPLLLSKSRLIICDALEALYDGGPAYNPAGTWSYGGILAGCDPVALDTRALSIIEAKRREMKLPTLSDEKRFPHYIARAADSDHRVGEGDFSKVEHMLIDPLECEGKGD, encoded by the coding sequence ATGGATGACACGCCGAGCCGCCGGATGTTCCTGGGACAGCTTACAGGGCTTGTCCTCGGCTTCCCGCTTATGGCATCGCTTACCTGCAGCCACAAGGTGGCAGGAACAGGAAGTGCTGGACCCGCAGGGGAGCACCCGTCGCCCGTACCGGCCGAGATAAGGAAGAGGCTTGTCGAGGTCCGCTCCGGCAAGGTCCTCTCCGCGGAGAATACTGTCAACAGCAAAGTGCTCGAACAGATGCTCACCTGCGCCATGGAACGCCTCACCGCCTGCCATGGTGACGCCGCGTGGCAGAAGCTTTTCTCACCTTCCGACATGGTGGCCCTCAAGGTGAACTGCCTGGCGGGGAAACGCCTCTCCACCCACCGGGAGCTTGTGAATGCCATCGTTTCCGGCCTCACGAGAGCGGGCGTTCAGAGCTCGAGGATTATCATTTATGACCGCACCTCAGAGGAACTCAGGCAGGCAGGCTTTTCCCTCAGCAGGTCAGGCGGCGCGGCCCGCTGCTTTGGCACTGATGAGCCGGGAGTCGGCTACGATGAGGAGCCTACCATCTCAGGCGAGGTGGCAAGCCGCTTCTCCACCATCATCAGCAGGGAATGCACCGCCCTCATCAATGTGCCGGTCCTGAAGGACCATGACCTCTGCGGCCTCTCGGCGGCCCTCAAGAACCATCTGGGTTCCATAGACAATCCCAACAAGTACCACCCCAACGGCGGGGACCCTTACATAGCCGATATCAATGCCTCGCCGCTCCTCCTCAGCAAGAGCAGGCTCATCATCTGCGATGCCCTTGAAGCCCTTTATGACGGCGGTCCCGCTTACAATCCCGCTGGAACCTGGTCCTACGGCGGCATCCTTGCAGGCTGTGATCCCGTGGCCCTCGACACGAGAGCCCTCTCCATCATAGAGGCAAAGCGCAGGGAGATGAAACTGCCGACACTCTCCGATGAAAAGCGCTTCCCTCACTATATCGCCCGGGCCGCTGACAGCGACCACCGCGTGGGTGAGGGGGACTTTTCAAAGGTGGAGCACATGCTCATTGACCCTCTCGAGTGTGAAGGAAAGGGGGACTGA
- a CDS encoding radical SAM protein: MKIKEFLHELIEKKKEEAEEILLIHVDSFYNLLYSFYNLGLLSIGTLLKAKGFSVRCITSGNLFFISSYKLRAMIQKFSPRLVGFYVNSDNIHNVTHFSRDIKSWVPGVRIVVGGPLATVLGEKILEDTPFDFAVSGEGEYAMLGLAEYYLRGKGTLKDIAGLIYRQGGEVLVNRRAAPLRNMDELPPADYSLIDVSYGFFYSTGRGCPHKCAFCFQEVHGKGYRFFSAPRVVRDIVANVEKYKALTVNIVDDTFVAEPKRVDEICAGLVKERKERKLDFVFFCEGRVDIFDRHPDLIERLKEAGMARLQIGVESGDQEMLDRYHKHIRLEQVERVIERVARVGGVSVYGNFIIGGPFESEKTFEKTLAFAKKLLTMAPGQFECSSSYLCPFPGTEIGEDPSSFGLTIIDREWRRGLTMSDVSCTTVHLGKDRLRELQAVFSSELAKEMRKIAMNLDPAMMEHHFMWALRYKMHTLYYLDVFSAAPILESYFTVKKSTRFRRFADIPKDQLLEWFPFRILERRLYSSEGGMMVLPGYFRKVSLTKPVDIAIYEYSGGKMPLGEIAARISGEFGGTSDEVLRRFMIPLFKKLEKTYHIIFYR, translated from the coding sequence ATGAAGATCAAAGAATTTTTGCATGAGCTCATCGAAAAGAAGAAGGAAGAGGCAGAGGAAATACTCCTTATCCATGTGGACAGCTTCTATAACCTCCTCTATTCCTTCTACAACCTGGGACTCCTCTCCATCGGGACTCTCCTCAAGGCCAAGGGCTTCTCGGTGCGCTGCATCACCTCGGGAAACCTCTTTTTCATCAGCTCTTACAAGCTGAGGGCCATGATCCAGAAGTTCTCCCCCCGCCTTGTGGGATTTTATGTCAATTCCGACAACATTCACAATGTGACTCACTTTTCCAGGGATATCAAGTCCTGGGTTCCCGGTGTCAGGATCGTCGTGGGCGGCCCCCTTGCCACGGTCCTCGGTGAAAAGATACTCGAGGACACGCCCTTCGATTTTGCCGTGTCGGGCGAAGGGGAATACGCCATGCTCGGGCTTGCCGAATATTACCTCAGGGGGAAGGGAACTCTCAAGGACATTGCGGGGCTCATCTACCGCCAGGGTGGTGAAGTCCTGGTGAACAGGCGTGCCGCTCCGCTCAGGAACATGGACGAGCTCCCTCCCGCGGATTACAGCCTCATAGATGTGAGCTACGGCTTTTTTTATTCCACGGGGCGGGGCTGCCCCCACAAGTGCGCCTTCTGCTTCCAGGAGGTCCATGGCAAGGGATACCGTTTTTTCAGCGCCCCGAGAGTGGTGAGGGACATAGTAGCCAACGTGGAGAAATACAAGGCCTTGACCGTGAATATCGTGGACGACACCTTTGTCGCCGAGCCGAAGCGCGTCGATGAGATATGCGCAGGCCTCGTGAAGGAGCGCAAGGAGAGGAAGCTCGACTTTGTCTTCTTCTGCGAAGGGCGCGTGGACATCTTTGACCGCCATCCCGACCTCATTGAGAGGCTCAAGGAGGCAGGGATGGCAAGGCTCCAGATCGGGGTGGAATCGGGAGACCAGGAGATGCTGGATCGCTATCACAAGCACATCAGGCTTGAGCAGGTCGAGCGCGTCATCGAGAGAGTTGCCCGGGTGGGAGGCGTGAGTGTCTATGGCAACTTTATCATCGGCGGACCCTTTGAGTCCGAGAAGACCTTTGAGAAAACCCTTGCTTTCGCAAAAAAGCTTCTCACCATGGCTCCGGGCCAGTTCGAGTGCTCAAGCTCCTATCTGTGCCCTTTCCCCGGCACGGAGATCGGAGAGGATCCGTCGAGCTTCGGCCTCACCATCATTGACAGGGAATGGCGCAGGGGCCTCACCATGTCAGACGTGAGCTGCACGACGGTCCACCTGGGGAAGGACAGGCTCAGGGAGCTCCAGGCAGTCTTCTCCTCGGAGCTTGCAAAGGAGATGAGGAAAATAGCCATGAACCTCGACCCGGCCATGATGGAGCATCATTTCATGTGGGCGCTCCGCTACAAGATGCACACCCTTTATTACCTTGATGTCTTCTCGGCAGCGCCGATACTGGAGAGTTACTTCACCGTGAAAAAAAGCACGCGGTTCAGGCGGTTTGCCGATATCCCCAAGGATCAGCTCCTCGAGTGGTTTCCGTTCCGCATCCTGGAGCGCCGCCTCTATTCCAGTGAAGGGGGCATGATGGTGCTTCCCGGCTATTTCAGGAAGGTGAGCCTCACAAAACCTGTTGATATCGCCATTTATGAATACTCAGGGGGGAAGATGCCGCTCGGCGAGATCGCGGCCCGTATCAGCGGGGAGTTTGGCGGCACCTCCGACGAGGTCCTCCGGCGCTTCATGATACCCCTTTTCAAGAAGCTTGAGAAAACCTACCATATTATCTTTTACCGATAG
- a CDS encoding S41 family peptidase: MKTCISCLSVAMLVLAVVLLWTAPCGAEETTFSDLEKEIEVLSTRYIDPVSATALLKSFIEGACAELTAHKLPTKDLSYFPLTSTLKEDLKGIEKIIDETLPPGGSLPKAKLIEKGMEAVASSLKDENTRFYLPGSYHVKELPPARRGGIGLLIDESKDREGAFVITETYTGLPAEKAGLRTGDRIVEVDARDVKPLERHQLGELVSGEVGTPLILTVKQGAELRKVTLERVAMGTTDSVIYKPLAEKIGYLKFKLFNEGLEQATLDIVNTLRDTKMEGLIVDLRNNGGIPDAAISLTGLFIPKEDTIATQVFRNSKKIYVPKIATSYSLPTVVLVNEYSASASTLMAEAFRSSLKARIVGMPTEWRYSATSRLELKSGATLVFTTSYYILSNGKAVRGKGEGVKPGILVPQEPRDTSALDQEKDEQLKRAVELLQEALKSKTPMPPQ; encoded by the coding sequence ATCTCCTGTCTTTCTGTCGCTATGCTTGTGCTGGCAGTCGTTTTACTGTGGACGGCCCCCTGCGGTGCAGAAGAAACAACCTTTTCCGACCTTGAAAAGGAAATAGAGGTGCTCTCAACGCGGTATATCGATCCGGTGAGCGCCACTGCCCTTCTCAAGTCCTTTATCGAAGGCGCCTGCGCCGAGCTTACGGCCCACAAGCTTCCCACCAAGGATCTCAGTTATTTCCCCCTCACCTCCACTCTCAAGGAGGACCTCAAGGGAATTGAAAAAATAATTGACGAGACCCTCCCTCCAGGGGGATCCCTCCCCAAGGCGAAGCTCATAGAAAAAGGCATGGAGGCGGTGGCCTCCTCACTGAAAGATGAGAACACGCGCTTCTACCTTCCCGGCTCGTACCATGTAAAAGAGCTTCCCCCCGCACGAAGAGGGGGAATCGGTCTCTTAATCGATGAGAGCAAGGATCGCGAGGGGGCTTTCGTCATTACCGAAACTTATACGGGGCTTCCCGCAGAAAAGGCCGGCCTCAGAACCGGTGACAGAATAGTTGAAGTGGACGCCAGAGACGTGAAACCGCTGGAGCGGCATCAGCTCGGCGAGCTGGTGAGCGGCGAGGTGGGAACGCCTCTGATCCTCACGGTAAAACAGGGTGCCGAGCTCAGGAAGGTGACCCTTGAGCGCGTCGCCATGGGCACCACTGACTCCGTTATCTATAAGCCCCTTGCCGAAAAAATCGGCTATCTGAAGTTCAAGCTCTTCAATGAGGGCCTGGAGCAGGCAACGCTTGACATAGTAAACACTCTGAGGGATACGAAAATGGAGGGCCTCATCGTCGATCTCCGCAACAACGGGGGTATCCCCGATGCCGCCATATCTCTTACGGGGCTCTTCATCCCCAAGGAAGACACCATTGCCACGCAGGTCTTCAGGAACTCCAAAAAAATATACGTGCCGAAAATCGCCACCTCTTACAGCCTTCCCACGGTAGTTCTGGTCAACGAGTACAGCGCGAGCGCCTCAACACTCATGGCAGAGGCATTCCGCTCTTCCCTCAAGGCCAGGATCGTGGGTATGCCCACCGAGTGGCGCTATAGCGCCACGAGCAGGCTTGAGCTCAAGAGCGGGGCCACATTGGTCTTTACGACATCATACTATATTCTCTCAAACGGGAAGGCGGTAAGAGGAAAAGGGGAAGGCGTCAAGCCCGGCATCCTTGTGCCCCAGGAGCCCCGTGATACATCGGCCCTCGACCAGGAAAAGGATGAACAGCTTAAAAGAGCGGTGGAGCTTCTCCAGGAAGCACTGAAAAGCAAAACCCCAATGCCGCCCCAGTAG
- a CDS encoding C40 family peptidase: MKHIQNVLLVALALVAAVSMPLWAQSPEQSMETQSYVIDSDEVITVQGAVSESPKGTCQNAARRRTLSSRGGRIVATAQRYLGTPYRWAGTTPSGFDCSGFVMTVFGMNGVSIRRMADEQYYGGNRIARKDLCVGDLVFFSTYGPGVTHVGIYVGEDKFIHSSSRRGVTFSSLDDAYYKARFIGGCRY, translated from the coding sequence ATGAAGCATATCCAGAACGTGCTCCTGGTAGCACTCGCATTAGTCGCAGCGGTTTCAATGCCACTCTGGGCGCAGAGCCCGGAGCAATCCATGGAAACGCAAAGCTATGTAATAGACAGTGATGAAGTGATTACCGTCCAGGGAGCAGTTTCTGAGAGTCCCAAGGGGACCTGTCAGAATGCCGCAAGAAGAAGAACCCTTTCTTCGCGCGGCGGGAGAATCGTGGCCACGGCGCAGCGTTATCTGGGTACGCCCTACCGCTGGGCGGGTACGACCCCTTCAGGATTTGATTGTTCGGGGTTTGTCATGACCGTTTTTGGCATGAACGGCGTCTCCATCAGGAGAATGGCCGATGAGCAGTATTACGGCGGAAACAGGATAGCGCGGAAGGATCTCTGTGTAGGCGACCTGGTTTTCTTCAGCACCTATGGACCGGGCGTAACCCACGTGGGGATTTATGTAGGTGAAGACAAGTTCATCCATTCGTCGAGCCGGCGGGGCGTCACCTTCTCGAGTCTTGACGATGCCTATTACAAGGCGAGGTTTATCGGGGGATGCCGGTATTAA
- a CDS encoding ATP-binding protein, protein MVHAAENHNTNPLSIQNDQSAVPLTDRRDYFSLVEITVKSEPKNIHELITRMRALFLEFKLDRETVEDLVLLIDEAVTNTAEHAHKFDSTKNVIVRLTIKPRKIQILVKGILKKDLVTHHRFIEFLKRLLREEIISIRKANEFLRELVANELLEPEKASSLKEEFAGLTELPEVSVENGLCDIDALLETYLDERGRGIILIKELTEGKVKVDIIGKTLTFAMTKNLRPHAA, encoded by the coding sequence GTGGTACACGCAGCAGAAAATCACAACACAAACCCGTTATCAATCCAGAACGATCAATCGGCAGTCCCTCTCACTGATCGTCGCGATTATTTCAGCCTCGTCGAGATTACGGTGAAAAGCGAGCCGAAGAACATCCATGAGCTCATCACCAGGATGCGGGCGCTGTTCCTGGAGTTCAAGCTGGACCGTGAAACCGTCGAAGATCTCGTGCTCCTCATCGATGAGGCCGTCACCAACACGGCTGAGCATGCCCACAAGTTCGACAGCACCAAGAATGTCATCGTGAGGCTCACCATCAAGCCGAGAAAAATCCAGATACTTGTCAAGGGCATCCTGAAAAAGGACCTGGTGACCCACCACCGGTTCATCGAATTCCTGAAAAGGCTCCTGAGGGAGGAGATTATCAGCATCAGGAAAGCCAATGAGTTCCTCAGGGAGCTCGTGGCCAACGAGCTCCTCGAGCCAGAAAAAGCATCGTCGCTGAAAGAGGAATTCGCCGGCTTGACCGAGCTCCCCGAGGTCTCGGTTGAAAACGGCCTGTGCGATATCGATGCACTGCTTGAAACCTATCTCGATGAGCGCGGAAGGGGCATCATTCTCATCAAGGAGCTTACCGAAGGGAAGGTGAAGGTGGATATCATCGGGAAAACCCTCACCTTTGCCATGACCAAGAACCTCAGGCCCCACGCCGCATAG
- a CDS encoding diguanylate cyclase — protein METQTRPEEAFGKRFAFLGHQNIQVQVGSYVLYIAKNKNSRADKLYRIISQGISENEKCIFAGSDSTKKEITSLMKKHGRPVEQLTRHSQLLIVDAPSSLRGKSRGDLEGFFEKLQGFIDDTCLQGWSSLRVIVDIPWLFESDGRNRDFVEHEMALFEEFMEKRSSLLFIGFLSSTQITQKGLLELLGSHPLLLIDENYMSSISEEASSIDNLTGLFNAGHIKELIKKEIVRAERYKRVCSLLIVDIDDFRHFNREMGYAKGDELLIELSAFLTKNVRSIDITGRLGGEEFCILLPETDKAGAATLSQRITRLTSEKFAGGAFPVSLTAGMASYPQDSDSAADLIEKARTGLKMAKQRRKS, from the coding sequence ATGGAAACACAGACCCGCCCCGAAGAGGCTTTCGGCAAGCGCTTCGCCTTCCTGGGCCATCAGAATATCCAGGTACAGGTCGGCTCTTATGTGCTCTATATCGCAAAAAACAAGAACTCAAGAGCCGATAAACTGTACAGGATAATCTCCCAGGGGATCTCAGAGAACGAGAAATGCATTTTTGCAGGAAGCGACAGCACAAAAAAAGAGATAACCTCCCTCATGAAAAAGCATGGGAGACCCGTGGAGCAGCTCACCAGGCACAGCCAGCTCCTCATTGTCGATGCACCCTCATCCCTGCGGGGAAAAAGCCGTGGGGACCTCGAAGGCTTCTTCGAAAAGCTCCAGGGCTTTATCGACGACACGTGCCTCCAGGGCTGGTCGTCACTGCGCGTCATCGTCGATATCCCGTGGCTTTTTGAGAGCGACGGCAGGAACCGGGACTTCGTGGAGCACGAGATGGCACTCTTCGAGGAATTCATGGAAAAGCGCTCGTCCCTCCTTTTCATAGGCTTCCTGTCAAGCACGCAGATCACGCAGAAGGGGCTCCTTGAGCTGCTGGGCAGCCACCCCCTTCTCCTCATCGACGAGAACTACATGAGCAGCATCTCGGAAGAAGCCTCGTCCATTGACAACCTCACGGGCCTTTTTAACGCAGGCCATATCAAAGAGCTGATAAAAAAGGAGATTGTGCGCGCCGAGCGCTACAAGAGGGTATGCTCCCTGCTGATTGTTGACATAGATGACTTCAGGCACTTCAACAGGGAAATGGGTTATGCGAAAGGCGATGAGCTCCTCATCGAGCTCTCGGCATTCCTCACCAAGAACGTGCGAAGCATCGACATTACAGGGCGCCTGGGAGGCGAGGAGTTCTGCATCCTGCTCCCTGAAACGGATAAGGCCGGTGCAGCAACGCTCTCCCAGAGAATCACCAGGCTCACCTCCGAGAAATTCGCAGGGGGAGCCTTCCCCGTATCGCTCACGGCAGGGATGGCAAGCTATCCCCAGGATTCCGACAGCGCGGCGGATCTCATTGAAAAGGCGAGGACTGGTCTTAAGATGGCAAAGCAGCGCAGAAAATCTTGA
- the amrB gene encoding AmmeMemoRadiSam system protein B, translated as MRLSAWSAFLVIMISLCFLSPHQGCASQKAAEKREEAASSPREEEPLKKPNVAGQFYRDDREALTKELKGYLEKAGAAPPGTEEVCGIVSPHAGTIYSGPVAAYGYRLVKGLPSRTVIIIAPTHHFDFEGFAVYDRGAFRTPLGDVPVDRAMAQRLMEKCSLVKKQYEPFEREHSLELQIPFLQVALEDFKIVPLIAGRNDLEGCRKLAQAMASLFGPSETRPVLLVASSDLSHYHPYKEAQSIDGKTIKAIEKMDAPALLGEGAGNCELCGAVPVATVILAMKELGCRPVLLKYANSGDTAGDKSRVVGYASVAFSRKPETGKVKGMKDEFLTGEDKKELLVMARKTLEEYLKTGKKPEFFKDSPIPENLKMETGMFVTLHKHGALRGCIGHLTGGDALYKSVVELAISSATRDTRFPQVKYDELKDIHIEISVMSPLRRAESADEIVMGKHGVIVRKGFHSGVFLPQVATETGWTKEEFMSQLCWQKAGLSPDAWKEKDTELLIFTADVFGEPEK; from the coding sequence ATGCGCCTTAGTGCCTGGAGTGCCTTTCTTGTCATCATGATAAGCCTGTGCTTTCTCTCCCCCCACCAGGGATGCGCTTCCCAGAAAGCTGCGGAGAAGAGAGAAGAAGCGGCGTCCTCGCCAAGGGAAGAGGAGCCTCTCAAGAAGCCCAATGTGGCAGGGCAGTTTTACCGCGACGACAGGGAAGCGCTCACGAAGGAACTGAAGGGGTATCTGGAAAAGGCCGGGGCAGCCCCTCCTGGCACCGAAGAGGTCTGCGGTATCGTCTCACCCCATGCCGGCACCATCTACTCGGGACCTGTGGCAGCTTATGGATACCGCCTTGTCAAGGGGCTTCCCTCCAGGACCGTTATCATTATCGCGCCAACTCACCATTTCGACTTCGAAGGCTTTGCCGTCTATGACCGCGGTGCCTTCAGGACCCCCCTGGGTGACGTGCCTGTTGACAGGGCCATGGCACAGAGGCTCATGGAAAAGTGTTCCCTGGTCAAGAAGCAGTATGAGCCTTTTGAAAGGGAGCACAGCCTCGAGCTCCAGATCCCTTTCCTGCAGGTGGCCCTTGAGGATTTCAAGATCGTGCCCCTCATCGCCGGCAGGAACGACCTTGAAGGGTGCAGAAAGCTTGCCCAGGCAATGGCCTCACTCTTCGGGCCCTCAGAAACGCGGCCGGTGCTGCTTGTGGCAAGCTCTGATCTCTCCCACTACCACCCTTACAAGGAGGCGCAGTCCATAGACGGGAAAACCATCAAAGCCATAGAGAAAATGGATGCTCCGGCACTCCTCGGGGAAGGCGCCGGGAACTGCGAACTCTGCGGCGCGGTCCCCGTGGCCACCGTGATTCTTGCCATGAAAGAGCTCGGGTGCAGGCCCGTCCTTCTCAAATATGCCAATTCGGGTGACACTGCAGGCGATAAAAGCCGCGTCGTAGGCTATGCTTCCGTGGCTTTCTCAAGAAAACCAGAGACAGGGAAGGTGAAAGGTATGAAAGATGAATTCCTCACCGGGGAAGACAAGAAAGAGCTCCTTGTGATGGCAAGGAAGACCCTTGAAGAGTATCTCAAGACAGGCAAAAAGCCTGAGTTCTTCAAGGACAGCCCCATCCCCGAAAACCTCAAGATGGAAACAGGCATGTTTGTGACCCTTCACAAGCATGGCGCCCTCAGGGGATGCATCGGGCACCTTACAGGAGGCGACGCACTCTATAAGTCCGTGGTGGAACTCGCAATCTCATCGGCGACGAGAGACACGCGCTTTCCCCAGGTGAAATATGACGAGCTCAAGGATATCCACATAGAAATCTCGGTAATGTCGCCCCTCAGGCGTGCCGAGAGCGCCGACGAGATCGTGATGGGGAAGCATGGCGTCATTGTGAGAAAAGGCTTCCACAGCGGGGTCTTTCTTCCCCAGGTGGCTACCGAGACCGGGTGGACCAAGGAGGAGTTCATGAGCCAGCTCTGCTGGCAGAAAGCGGGACTTTCTCCCGATGCCTGGAAGGAAAAGGATACGGAACTCCTCATTTTCACCGCTGACGTGTTCGGAGAACCGGAAAAGTGA
- a CDS encoding zinc ribbon domain-containing protein, giving the protein MLCLKCGHNNAQGANYCTRCNAALPKMTQTDTAPPTKVNERYMQLKEAGEKAKSGEWTIEQYGKFLQDIQAILAQKEQEIREIEIPEEAIEEFAEELEVGFNGIELYNQGIANMLLFLEDKNADHIDYGLELVHEGNEKINEAMRINRENRRKLEEMYIDNSTLM; this is encoded by the coding sequence TTGCTCTGCCTGAAATGCGGACACAACAACGCCCAGGGAGCTAATTACTGCACCCGCTGCAACGCGGCGCTCCCCAAGATGACCCAGACTGACACGGCGCCGCCCACCAAGGTGAACGAGCGTTACATGCAGCTCAAGGAAGCCGGCGAGAAAGCCAAGAGCGGCGAGTGGACAATTGAGCAGTACGGGAAGTTTCTCCAGGATATCCAGGCCATCCTTGCTCAGAAGGAGCAGGAAATCCGAGAGATAGAGATCCCCGAGGAAGCAATCGAGGAATTCGCCGAGGAGCTGGAAGTGGGCTTTAACGGGATTGAGCTTTACAACCAGGGCATCGCCAACATGCTCCTTTTCCTTGAGGACAAGAACGCCGACCACATTGACTACGGCCTTGAGCTCGTCCATGAAGGAAACGAGAAGATAAACGAGGCAATGCGCATCAACAGGGAAAACAGGCGGAAGCTCGAGGAGATGTATATCGACAACTCGACTCTCATGTAA
- the amrS gene encoding AmmeMemoRadiSam system radical SAM enzyme, with amino-acid sequence MTLSSVKERGTETAMVSRRQFLKSLCLFSCTAPFVSGLLGSTGSDPLAPFTRKARYYEKLPGRRVRCTLCPRECRVGNRERGYCGVRENRDGEYYTLVYGNPCSLGIDPIEKKPFFHFLPGTGAFSLSTAGCNMNCRYCQNWEISQSRPENVRWQSLFPKDAVKEAQRRQCRSILGTYAEPTVFFEYMLAIAREARQQGLKSAIVSAGFTRKEPMEEFLKALDAVKIDLKSFDDEFYRKICVGERAPVLETLKTIRKSEVWLEIVYLVVPTLNDSMDKIKEMCQWIKKELGSDVPLHFTRFHPIYKLKNLPSTPVATLQKARNAAMAEGLHYVYTGNVPGDPGENTYCHHCRKPVIERAGFMIKKIHLIKGKCPYCKERIPGVWEG; translated from the coding sequence TTGACCCTCTCGAGTGTGAAGGAAAGGGGGACTGAAACGGCCATGGTGAGCCGACGGCAGTTCCTGAAATCCCTGTGTCTTTTCTCCTGCACCGCTCCTTTTGTTTCGGGGCTTCTGGGCAGCACCGGGAGTGATCCCCTCGCCCCCTTCACAAGAAAAGCCCGCTATTATGAAAAACTGCCGGGAAGGAGGGTCCGGTGCACCCTCTGCCCGAGGGAATGCCGGGTGGGAAACAGGGAGCGCGGTTACTGCGGGGTAAGGGAAAACCGGGACGGCGAATATTATACCCTTGTCTATGGGAATCCCTGCTCCCTCGGTATCGATCCCATTGAAAAAAAGCCTTTCTTCCACTTCCTGCCCGGCACGGGAGCCTTCTCCCTCTCGACGGCAGGGTGCAATATGAACTGCCGCTACTGCCAGAACTGGGAGATTTCCCAGTCACGGCCTGAAAACGTGCGCTGGCAGTCTCTCTTCCCGAAAGATGCCGTAAAAGAAGCGCAAAGACGCCAGTGCCGCTCGATCTTGGGGACCTACGCAGAGCCCACGGTATTCTTTGAATATATGCTTGCCATTGCCCGCGAAGCCCGGCAGCAGGGCCTCAAATCAGCAATAGTCTCGGCGGGCTTCACCAGGAAAGAACCCATGGAGGAGTTCCTGAAAGCACTCGATGCCGTCAAGATAGATCTGAAATCCTTCGATGACGAGTTCTACCGGAAAATCTGCGTGGGGGAGAGGGCGCCGGTCCTCGAGACCCTTAAAACCATAAGAAAGTCAGAAGTGTGGCTCGAGATAGTCTATCTTGTGGTGCCTACCCTCAACGACTCGATGGACAAAATAAAGGAAATGTGCCAGTGGATAAAGAAAGAACTGGGAAGCGACGTGCCCCTTCATTTTACGAGGTTTCACCCGATATACAAGCTCAAGAATCTGCCGTCAACTCCCGTAGCGACACTTCAGAAGGCCCGTAACGCGGCCATGGCGGAGGGCCTGCACTATGTCTATACGGGGAATGTTCCCGGCGATCCAGGCGAAAACACATACTGCCACCATTGCAGAAAGCCTGTAATAGAGCGTGCCGGCTTCATGATAAAGAAAATACACCTTATCAAGGGAAAATGCCCTTATTGTAAAGAGCGGATTCCCGGTGTATGGGAGGGATGA